The Tenrec ecaudatus isolate mTenEca1 chromosome 9, mTenEca1.hap1, whole genome shotgun sequence genome window below encodes:
- the IFRD1 gene encoding interferon-related developmental regulator 1, with amino-acid sequence MPKNKKRNTPHRGGSGGAGGSEAVAATAAAAAGGQHRNVQPFSDEDASIETMSHCSGYSDPSSFAEDGPEVLDEEGTQEDVEYKLKGYIDLMMDKSAKTRQAALEGIKNAVSSKMLYEFILERRMTLTDSIERCLKKGKSDEQRAAAALACVLCVQLGPGIESEEIFKTLGPILKKIISDGTASIQARQTCATCFGVCCFIATDDITELYSTLDFLESIFTKSYLKEKGTNGICSSSHTVLHISSLLTWTLLLTICPLNEVKKKLEMHLHKLPSLLSCDDVNMRIAAGESLALLFELARGVDSDFFYEDMDSLTQMLRALATDGNKHRAKVDKRKQRSVFRDVLRAVEERDFPTETVKFGPERMYIDCWVKKHTYDTFKEVLGSGMQYHLQSNEFLRNVFELGPPVMLDAATLKTMKISRFERHLYNSAAFKARTKARSKCRDKRADVGEFF; translated from the exons GTGGCCAGCATCGGAATGTGCAGCCTTTTAGTGACGAGGATGCATCGATTGAAACGATGAGTCATTGCAGTGGTTACAGCGACCCTTCCAGTTTTGCTGAGGATG GTCCAGAAGTCCTTGATGAGGAAGGGACTCAAGAAGACGTAGAGTACAAGCTGAAGGGATACATTGACCTGATGATGGACAAGAG tgcAAAGACCAGGCAGGCAGCACTGGAAGGTATTAAAAATGCAGTCTCTTCAAAAATGCTCTATGAATTTATCCTGGAACGGAGAATGACTCTAACTGACAGCATTGAACGCTGCCTGAAAAAAG GTAAGAGCGATGAGCAGCGGGCAGCTGCCGCATTAGCTTGCGTTCTTTGTGTTCAGCTGGGTCCCGGAATTGAAAGTGAAGAGATTTTCAAGACCCTTGGACCAATCCTTAAGAAAATAATTAGTGACGGGACAGCTAGCATCCAGGCAAGGCAAACT TGTGCAACTTGCTTTGGCGTTTGCTGTTTCATTGCCACCGATGACATCACG GAGCTGTATTCCACTCTAGACTTCTTGGAGAGCATCTTCACCAAGTCCTATCTCAAAGAGAAAGGCACCAATGGCATTTGCAGCtcctcccacactgtgcttcaCATCAGCTCGCTCCTCACGTGGACCTTATTGCTGACCATTTGCCCACTCAACGAAGTGAAGAAAAAGCTGGAGAT GCATCTACATAAGCTTCCAAGCCTGCTCTCTTGTGATGATGTAAACATGAGAATTGCTGCTGGTGAATCTTTGGCACTTCTCTTTGAGCTGGCCCGAGGAGTGGATAGT GACTTTTTTTACGAAGACATGGATTCTTTGACTCAGATGCTGAGGGCTCTGGCCACTGATGGAAATAAGCACAGAGCCAAAGTGGACAAGCGGAAGCAGCGGTCGGTGTTCAGAGATGTTCTGAGGGCAGTGGAG GAACGGGATTTTCCAACAGAAACTGTTAAATTTGGTCCTGAACGCATGTATATTGATTGCTGGGTCAAAAAACATACCTATGACACCTTCAAGGAGGTTCTTGGCTCGGGGATGCAATACCACTTGCAG TCAAATGAGTTTCTTCGCAATGTATTTGAACTGGGACCCCCAGTGATGCTGGATGCTGCAACTCTTAAAACGATGAAGATTTCTCGTTTTGAAAGG CATTTATATAACTCTGCTGCCTTCAAAGCCCGAACAAAAGCTCGGAGCAAATGTCGAGATAAGAGAGCAGATGTTGGAGAATTCTTCTAG